The following proteins come from a genomic window of Frankia casuarinae:
- the cutA gene encoding divalent-cation tolerance protein CutA, translated as MGHLQVIVSIDSRESADRIGRILVEARLVACFQVIGPMSSTYRWKGQIEQAEEWLCLAKTTTERFDELHERLVVLHPYENPEIIATPIVAGHADYLGWISAETAPTVR; from the coding sequence GTGGGTCACCTTCAGGTCATCGTGAGTATCGACTCCCGGGAAAGCGCTGACCGTATCGGTAGGATCCTGGTGGAGGCGCGTCTGGTCGCCTGTTTCCAGGTGATCGGACCGATGAGCAGCACCTACCGCTGGAAGGGCCAGATCGAGCAGGCCGAGGAATGGCTCTGTCTGGCGAAAACGACCACCGAACGATTCGATGAGCTACATGAGCGGCTCGTGGTCCTCCACCCCTACGAAAATCCCGAGATCATTGCCACGCCGATCGTCGCCGGCCATGCCGACTATCTGGGCTGGATCAGCGCCGAGACGGCACCCACCGTCAGGTGA
- a CDS encoding helix-turn-helix domain-containing protein: MQLTTGPSAVPRAPVASAPTPEVSGGDRTPTTRTPNTRTPNTRLRLSREERGWSQERLATEIRRFSVIHEGREAGVTGNMICKWEKGDKKPSLRYQRLLRALFGRSSAELGFVDDEALPAAVGALRGGTGQGTAVAASMNLEQAACETGAAGTLVLHPGTDMIDTNGIPVERRDFLRLFAAAGGVAVVPMNGVTDTPPWERLSAALRRRSTVTPELVNELGQLTAGLYGLEERVPARILIQRVTGHLSRLSQLLETTSRSPVRRELTSTAGETAALAGWLSFDMNDLPAAVAYYRVAIEAAREADDHALWACVLGYESYQTASRGRHDQACALLGEAQRRAATGSTVMTRAWLAAREAEEQAARGEGRAALAALDRAQDAFDRGESDGDRVWTQFFDRGRLDGLKVTTYTRLRRPAAAYAAATEALRAAAPGATKKRSLLMSDIAEVHIQRREIEAACHFAAESLAIVLQTDFSLGLARIRRAREHLRPWQHTQAVREFDEQLRALT, encoded by the coding sequence ATGCAGCTCACGACCGGTCCTTCGGCAGTTCCCCGCGCACCGGTGGCCTCCGCGCCAACACCTGAGGTATCCGGTGGTGACAGGACGCCCACCACCCGCACACCCAACACCCGCACACCCAACACCCGGCTGCGACTGAGTCGGGAGGAACGGGGCTGGTCGCAGGAACGGCTCGCCACCGAGATCCGTCGGTTCTCCGTCATCCACGAGGGTCGCGAGGCCGGGGTGACCGGCAACATGATCTGCAAGTGGGAGAAGGGCGACAAGAAACCAAGCCTGCGTTATCAGCGGTTGTTGCGGGCGCTATTCGGCCGGTCGTCGGCGGAGCTCGGTTTCGTGGATGACGAAGCGCTTCCCGCCGCCGTCGGAGCACTGCGGGGCGGAACCGGTCAGGGTACGGCCGTCGCCGCGTCGATGAACCTTGAACAGGCGGCCTGCGAGACGGGCGCCGCGGGCACACTCGTACTTCACCCCGGCACCGACATGATCGACACGAACGGTATTCCCGTGGAACGTCGGGACTTTCTCCGGCTCTTCGCCGCGGCGGGCGGCGTCGCCGTCGTGCCCATGAACGGCGTCACGGACACCCCGCCCTGGGAGCGCCTCTCGGCGGCGCTGCGTCGCCGTAGCACGGTGACCCCGGAGCTCGTCAACGAGCTGGGCCAGCTCACCGCGGGGCTGTACGGCTTAGAGGAACGCGTTCCCGCCCGGATCCTGATACAGCGGGTCACCGGGCATCTGAGCAGGCTCAGTCAGCTGCTGGAGACCACGAGCCGGTCCCCGGTGCGCCGTGAGCTGACCTCCACCGCCGGGGAGACGGCGGCGCTCGCCGGATGGCTCTCGTTCGACATGAACGACCTGCCCGCGGCCGTCGCCTACTACCGGGTGGCCATCGAGGCCGCCCGCGAGGCCGATGACCACGCCCTGTGGGCCTGCGTACTCGGTTACGAGAGCTACCAGACCGCCAGCCGTGGCCGCCACGACCAGGCCTGCGCGCTGCTCGGTGAAGCCCAGCGGCGAGCCGCCACGGGCAGCACGGTGATGACCAGGGCCTGGCTGGCTGCCCGGGAGGCCGAGGAGCAGGCCGCTCGCGGCGAGGGCCGGGCGGCGCTGGCCGCCCTCGACCGTGCCCAGGATGCCTTCGACCGGGGTGAGAGCGACGGGGACCGGGTCTGGACGCAGTTCTTCGACCGGGGCCGGCTCGATGGCCTGAAGGTCACCACCTACACGCGGCTACGGCGACCCGCCGCGGCCTACGCCGCCGCCACCGAGGCACTGCGGGCGGCCGCTCCCGGTGCGACGAAGAAGCGGTCGTTGCTGATGAGCGACATCGCGGAGGTGCACATCCAGCGGCGGGAGATCGAGGCGGCCTGCCACTTCGCGGCCGAGTCCCTCGCGATCGTGCTCCAGACGGACTTCTCGCTGGGCCTGGCCCGTATCCGCCGCGCCCGGGAGCACCTGCGGCCCTGGCAGCACACCCAGGCCGTGCGCGAGTTCGACGAGCAGCTGCGGGCACTCACCTGA
- a CDS encoding DEAD/DEAH box helicase: MRAGPLDRSPRPRRPVPPARPLRAWQRAALEIYRSRSSSGARDFMAVATPGAGKTTFALQVAADLLTAGEISRITVVAPTEHLKRQWAVAAAEVGVDLDPDFRNSAGATSSDYTGVAVTYAQVAAHPALHRARTAARRTLIVLDEIHHAGDALSWGEAIREAFTPAARRLALTGTPFRSDVNPIPFVTYLPGPDGVMRSIADSSYGYAEALRDGVVRPVLFLAYSGEMTWRTSAGAELSARLGEPLTNEQTAAAWRTALDPGGDWMPAVLASADTRLSQVRAGGMPDAGGLVIATDHAAARAYAALLTRITGTSPVLILSDDPTASTKIDDFRRSADRWMVAVRMVSEGVDVPRLAVGVYATSASTPLFFAQAVGRFVRGRGRGETASVFLPSVPSLLALAGEMEVQRDHALEKSPRDPDAFDDDALRDANRRKDIPDKPDTLFTALGSSAHLDRVIFDGGEFGTPAAPGSIEEEDFLGLPGLLEPDQVAVLLRQREAAQQAAQQAATRRAAARAADSPVVPPAREGVQPAVEAATRPVHEVIGELRKELNRLVGAHFHRTGKPHGMIHAELRRTCGGPPSGQATAAQLQARIDTIRRWAG; this comes from the coding sequence GTGAGAGCCGGCCCCCTCGACCGAAGCCCTCGTCCACGACGTCCCGTTCCACCAGCCCGACCGCTGCGCGCGTGGCAGCGTGCGGCCCTGGAGATCTACCGGTCACGGTCGTCGTCGGGCGCCCGGGACTTCATGGCGGTCGCCACCCCGGGCGCCGGGAAGACGACCTTCGCCCTGCAGGTGGCCGCCGACCTTCTCACTGCCGGCGAGATCAGTCGGATCACCGTCGTCGCGCCCACCGAGCACCTCAAACGCCAGTGGGCCGTGGCCGCGGCGGAGGTTGGTGTCGACCTCGATCCGGACTTCCGCAACTCGGCCGGGGCGACATCCTCCGACTACACCGGTGTCGCCGTGACCTACGCCCAGGTGGCGGCGCATCCGGCCCTGCACCGTGCCCGGACCGCCGCGCGTCGCACCCTGATCGTCCTGGACGAGATCCACCACGCCGGCGACGCGCTGTCATGGGGTGAGGCGATCCGGGAGGCGTTCACCCCGGCCGCGCGTCGCCTCGCCCTGACTGGTACTCCGTTTCGCTCCGACGTCAACCCGATCCCTTTCGTCACCTACCTGCCGGGCCCCGACGGGGTGATGCGCAGCATCGCGGACTCCTCCTACGGCTATGCCGAGGCGCTGCGCGACGGGGTTGTCCGCCCGGTGCTCTTCCTCGCCTACTCGGGCGAGATGACCTGGCGGACCAGTGCCGGCGCGGAACTGAGCGCCCGACTCGGGGAGCCGCTCACCAACGAGCAGACCGCCGCCGCGTGGCGCACCGCGCTCGACCCGGGCGGGGACTGGATGCCGGCGGTGCTCGCCTCCGCCGACACCCGGCTGTCCCAGGTGCGGGCCGGCGGCATGCCCGACGCGGGCGGGCTGGTCATCGCCACGGATCACGCGGCCGCGCGCGCCTACGCCGCGCTGCTCACCCGGATCACCGGCACCTCGCCCGTGCTGATCCTCTCCGACGACCCGACCGCGTCGACCAAGATCGATGACTTTCGCCGGTCGGCCGACCGGTGGATGGTGGCGGTACGGATGGTCAGTGAGGGCGTGGACGTGCCTCGCCTGGCGGTCGGGGTCTATGCGACCTCGGCGTCAACCCCGCTGTTCTTCGCCCAGGCCGTCGGGCGGTTCGTTCGGGGCCGCGGTCGCGGGGAGACGGCGTCGGTCTTCCTCCCGAGCGTGCCGTCCCTGCTGGCGCTGGCTGGCGAGATGGAGGTCCAGCGGGACCACGCCCTGGAGAAGTCCCCGCGCGATCCGGACGCCTTCGACGACGACGCGCTGCGGGACGCCAACCGGCGCAAGGACATCCCCGACAAGCCGGACACCTTGTTCACGGCGTTGGGATCCTCGGCCCATCTCGACCGAGTGATCTTCGATGGCGGCGAGTTCGGCACCCCGGCGGCCCCCGGGTCCATCGAGGAGGAGGACTTCCTGGGCCTGCCGGGCCTGCTGGAGCCCGATCAGGTCGCGGTTCTGCTGCGCCAGCGGGAGGCCGCCCAGCAGGCCGCCCAGCAGGCCGCCACGCGCCGTGCCGCTGCCCGTGCCGCGGATTCGCCGGTCGTCCCGCCGGCCCGCGAGGGCGTGCAGCCGGCGGTCGAGGCGGCCACCCGGCCCGTGCACGAGGTGATCGGCGAGCTGCGCAAGGAGCTGAACCGGCTTGTCGGCGCACACTTCCACCGCACGGGCAAACCGCACGGGATGATCCACGCCGAGCTGCGCCGGACCTGTGGCGGTCCGCCGAGCGGCCAGGCCACCGCCGCGCAGCTCCAGGCCCGCATCGACACCATCCGCCGCTGGGCCGGTTGA
- a CDS encoding peptidylprolyl isomerase, which produces MASSKERRQRELAEARAARQAQRRRLAHRRRQQRLAIVAGFIAIVVAASTIAAILLTGKDDQPDVAAAGAATTPTATAPTATAPTPSAAPRQTSRVGQCTYTSNGEAPARGATLPAAAATVDTSPATMVIITDAGTITAALDAQKAPCTVHALRTLADARYFDGTTCHRQTGGADAGISVLQCGDPTGTGNGGPGYGYANENTQGVTYDRGVLAMAHSQLPDSNGSQFFINYQNPTPQGAAALAGNYTVFGKITKGLDVLDKLTGPGVEGGGSDGAPASKPKILSITITQGG; this is translated from the coding sequence GTGGCCAGTTCAAAGGAGCGACGTCAACGCGAGCTCGCCGAGGCCCGGGCGGCCCGGCAGGCGCAGCGGCGCCGGCTCGCCCATCGCCGTCGTCAGCAGCGGCTCGCGATCGTCGCCGGATTCATCGCGATCGTCGTCGCGGCATCGACGATCGCCGCGATCCTGCTCACCGGCAAGGACGACCAGCCCGACGTGGCCGCCGCCGGTGCCGCGACGACACCCACCGCGACCGCACCCACCGCGACCGCACCGACACCATCGGCCGCCCCCCGTCAGACCAGCAGGGTCGGGCAGTGCACCTACACCTCCAACGGGGAGGCCCCGGCCCGCGGCGCCACCCTGCCGGCGGCCGCGGCCACCGTCGACACGTCCCCGGCGACAATGGTGATCATCACCGACGCCGGCACCATCACGGCCGCCTTGGACGCCCAGAAGGCACCATGCACGGTGCACGCCCTGCGCACGCTCGCCGACGCCAGGTACTTCGACGGCACCACGTGCCACCGCCAGACCGGGGGGGCCGACGCAGGCATCTCGGTCCTGCAGTGCGGCGATCCCACCGGAACCGGCAACGGCGGCCCGGGGTACGGGTACGCCAACGAGAATACCCAGGGCGTGACCTACGACCGAGGCGTGCTGGCGATGGCGCACAGCCAACTGCCGGACAGCAACGGCAGTCAGTTCTTCATCAACTACCAGAACCCGACCCCGCAGGGCGCGGCGGCGCTCGCCGGCAATTACACCGTCTTCGGGAAGATCACCAAGGGACTCGACGTGCTCGACAAGCTCACCGGGCCCGGCGTCGAGGGCGGCGGCTCCGATGGTGCCCCGGCGAGCAAGCCGAAGATTCTTTCGATCACGATCACCCAGGGCGGCTGA
- the serS gene encoding serine--tRNA ligase — translation MLDKRFIRENPQAVKDAVAAKGIDLDVDELLQLDRDNRKLQFEVDEAQARRKSFAKQFAGADAARRAELRAEHEAFDRQLKDLREQLARTGGRLSELMLLVPGIPWSGAPVGADESANVVLRTVGEPPEFDFTPLDHTALAEKRGWAEFARARRVAGERAYALVGDMVMLERAVHSYALDLLRGLDFTPVSVPALVREEPLVGTGMLPKAREEIYAIPADDLYLAGTAEVALVGLHAGEILDVGRLPIRYAGISPCFRREIGSASRDVRGLLRVHQFEKVEQFVLCAADEAESARWHAELLATAERILSDLGLCYEVVECATGDMGVGKFRMNDINTWFPSLGRFRETHSCSTLHDWQARRANLRYRDTDGTVRFAHTLNNTAVATPRLLAALLENFQTADGEVRVPKVLRPYLGGRELI, via the coding sequence ATGCTCGATAAGCGCTTTATCCGGGAGAATCCGCAGGCCGTGAAAGACGCGGTCGCGGCCAAAGGCATTGATCTGGATGTCGATGAACTGCTGCAGCTCGACCGGGACAATCGCAAACTGCAGTTCGAGGTGGACGAGGCGCAGGCTCGGCGCAAGAGCTTCGCGAAGCAGTTCGCCGGGGCCGACGCGGCCCGGCGGGCCGAGCTGCGGGCCGAGCACGAGGCGTTCGACCGCCAGCTGAAGGACCTGCGCGAGCAGCTGGCCCGAACCGGGGGCCGGCTGTCCGAGCTGATGCTGCTGGTGCCGGGCATCCCGTGGTCGGGTGCGCCGGTGGGAGCCGACGAGTCGGCCAACGTGGTGTTGCGGACCGTCGGCGAGCCGCCGGAGTTCGACTTCACCCCGCTCGACCACACGGCACTGGCCGAGAAACGAGGGTGGGCGGAGTTCGCCCGGGCCCGGCGGGTCGCGGGGGAGCGGGCGTACGCCCTCGTCGGTGACATGGTCATGCTGGAGCGCGCGGTGCATTCCTATGCGCTCGACCTGCTGCGCGGGCTGGACTTCACCCCCGTGTCGGTGCCCGCCCTGGTCCGGGAGGAGCCGCTCGTCGGCACCGGGATGCTACCCAAGGCCCGCGAGGAGATCTATGCGATCCCCGCCGACGACCTTTACCTGGCGGGGACTGCCGAGGTGGCTCTTGTCGGCCTGCATGCCGGGGAGATTCTCGATGTGGGCCGCCTGCCGATCCGCTACGCCGGCATCTCGCCGTGCTTTCGCCGGGAGATCGGCAGCGCCAGCCGGGACGTCCGCGGTCTGCTGCGCGTCCACCAGTTCGAGAAGGTCGAACAGTTCGTGCTGTGCGCCGCTGACGAGGCCGAGTCGGCCCGCTGGCATGCCGAGTTGCTGGCCACTGCCGAGCGGATCCTGTCCGACCTCGGGCTGTGTTACGAGGTCGTCGAATGCGCCACCGGGGACATGGGCGTCGGCAAGTTCCGGATGAACGACATCAACACCTGGTTCCCCTCGCTCGGTCGATTCCGCGAGACGCACAGCTGCTCGACGCTGCACGACTGGCAGGCGCGCCGGGCGAACCTGCGCTACCGCGACACCGACGGCACCGTGCGTTTCGCGCACACGCTCAACAACACCGCCGTGGCGACCCCACGGCTGCTGGCGGCGTTGCTGGAGAACTTCCAGACCGCCGACGGCGAGGTACGCGTTCCCAAAGTGCTGCGGCCCTACCTGGGGGGCCGTGAGCTGATCTGA
- a CDS encoding phytoene/squalene synthase family protein, whose protein sequence is MGQLDAAGIIDPRLRSSYARARALNAAHGRTYYLATLLLPGWKRPHVHALYGFARYADEIVDDLDSTLTEAERARWLHEWGSRFLAALRAGTPAVDVGTEMAGTGRDRHRAEVSVLPAVVDTIHRFKIDPDHFAAFLASMAMDLTVTEYATWDELTVYMHGSAAVIGLQMVPILEPVDDSALPYARDLGMAFQLANFIRDVGEDLRRGRVYLPRTSLDLFGVTREQLAAGVVDGPVRRLLAFEISRARELFRAAEPGIRLLHPTSRDCLRTAFVLYRGILDEVERADYRVLERRVSVGPPRRLAVAGPALVRAVRARRGQGHGMPQISSRPPR, encoded by the coding sequence GTGGGGCAGCTCGACGCGGCCGGAATCATCGATCCTCGACTACGTTCCTCCTATGCGCGGGCCCGGGCGCTCAATGCCGCCCACGGCCGCACGTACTACCTGGCCACCCTGCTGCTGCCAGGGTGGAAGCGGCCCCACGTCCACGCGCTGTACGGCTTCGCCCGCTACGCGGACGAGATCGTCGACGATCTCGACTCCACGCTGACCGAGGCCGAGCGGGCGCGCTGGCTGCACGAGTGGGGCAGCCGGTTCCTTGCGGCGCTACGGGCGGGGACACCCGCCGTTGACGTCGGCACCGAGATGGCCGGCACCGGGAGGGACCGGCACCGCGCGGAGGTCTCGGTGCTGCCCGCGGTGGTCGACACCATTCACCGCTTCAAGATCGATCCGGACCACTTCGCGGCGTTCCTGGCCTCGATGGCGATGGACCTCACCGTGACGGAGTACGCGACCTGGGACGAGCTGACCGTCTACATGCACGGATCGGCCGCGGTGATCGGCCTGCAGATGGTGCCGATCCTCGAGCCAGTGGACGACAGCGCCCTGCCCTATGCCCGCGACCTGGGGATGGCCTTCCAGCTCGCCAACTTCATCCGCGACGTCGGCGAGGATCTGCGGCGCGGCCGCGTCTATCTGCCCCGGACTTCGCTGGACCTGTTCGGGGTCACCCGGGAGCAGCTGGCCGCCGGCGTCGTTGACGGGCCGGTCCGCCGGCTGCTGGCCTTCGAGATCAGCCGGGCGCGGGAGCTGTTCCGCGCCGCCGAGCCCGGCATCCGCCTGCTGCACCCAACCTCACGCGACTGCCTGCGGACGGCGTTCGTCCTCTACCGGGGCATCCTCGACGAGGTCGAGCGCGCCGACTACCGGGTGCTCGAACGCCGCGTGTCAGTCGGGCCCCCGCGCCGGCTGGCGGTCGCCGGACCCGCCCTGGTCCGGGCCGTCCGGGCGCGTCGCGGCCAGGGCCACGGGATGCCTCAGATCAGCTCACGGCCCCCCAGGTAG
- a CDS encoding VWA domain-containing protein produces MSFLAGHWLWLYLGVGALLISYVVVSARRRVYAARLSSTSLLSSVLPRRPQWWRRHVPAALLLLALAGLVFSLARPARAERVPRERATIILAIDVSNSMAATDIAPTRLAAAKQGASAFVDQLPPRINLGLVSFAGSATVLVPASADRESVRAGIRGLQLGPATAVGEGIFASLQAITTAGKRFSDTGQSAPPAAIVLLSDGETTRGRPNNQAIEAARQARIPVDTIAYGTADGTLDVGGQEVPVPVNEQALRDIAEQTGGSYHRATSGDELRSVYRGLGSSIGYRTEYREVTTWFLGLSLGLGFAAAATSLAFTSRLP; encoded by the coding sequence GTGAGCTTCCTGGCCGGGCACTGGCTGTGGCTGTACCTGGGGGTCGGCGCGTTGCTGATCTCCTATGTCGTGGTCTCGGCGCGGCGGCGGGTGTATGCCGCCCGGCTGTCGTCGACGTCGCTGCTGTCCTCGGTGCTTCCCCGCCGACCGCAGTGGTGGCGCCGTCACGTCCCGGCGGCGCTGCTGCTGCTCGCCCTCGCCGGGTTGGTGTTCTCCCTGGCGCGACCGGCGCGGGCCGAGCGGGTTCCCCGGGAACGCGCGACGATCATCCTGGCGATCGACGTCTCCAACTCGATGGCGGCCACGGACATCGCCCCGACCCGGCTGGCGGCCGCCAAGCAGGGCGCCTCGGCATTCGTCGACCAGCTCCCTCCCCGTATCAACCTCGGGCTGGTCTCGTTCGCCGGCAGCGCGACGGTCCTGGTGCCCGCGTCCGCCGACCGCGAGTCGGTCCGCGCCGGCATCCGCGGCCTGCAGCTCGGTCCCGCGACCGCCGTCGGCGAAGGAATCTTCGCCTCGCTCCAGGCGATCACCACCGCCGGCAAACGGTTCTCCGACACGGGGCAGAGCGCGCCTCCGGCCGCCATCGTGCTGCTCTCCGACGGGGAGACCACCCGTGGGCGGCCGAACAACCAGGCGATCGAGGCGGCGCGGCAAGCCCGTATCCCGGTGGACACCATCGCCTACGGCACCGCCGACGGAACGCTCGACGTCGGCGGCCAGGAGGTGCCGGTGCCGGTCAACGAACAGGCGCTCCGTGACATCGCGGAGCAGACCGGCGGCTCGTACCATCGTGCCACCTCCGGCGACGAACTGCGTTCGGTCTACCGGGGGCTCGGTAGCTCGATCGGCTACCGGACCGAATACCGGGAGGTCACCACCTGGTTCCTCGGGCTGTCCCTGGGGCTGGGATTCGCCGCGGCGGCGACGTCCCTGGCGTTCACGTCCCGGCTTCCCTGA